The Acetonema longum DSM 6540 genome includes a region encoding these proteins:
- a CDS encoding DUF4363 family protein produces the protein MRHIGQKLTGSLLVLLMLCGCSLAPPAQKPQTGPTGEGPVSKPNPPVLERFEPPPSELYDLELTAGTVFSFIIARNWSQAERELARLEALWNQAQPLIGEKKGVDKAREGLDKLYQAVDSKDPAAVYKSLNGFMASIGEIGRSYKLSPLSDIVTISNQLRNVDFFVADQDWGKARSKVKELENTWKQSKPALESLGIFDEITKTHSAILQLSDAVDAENKEGVIEKIAKLNESIGTIRDFYKSK, from the coding sequence ATGCGGCATATTGGACAAAAACTGACTGGCAGTCTCTTGGTTCTCCTAATGCTATGCGGTTGTTCCCTGGCGCCGCCGGCGCAAAAACCCCAGACTGGCCCGACCGGGGAAGGGCCAGTATCCAAACCCAATCCTCCGGTTCTGGAGCGGTTTGAACCGCCGCCGTCGGAGTTATATGACCTAGAACTGACGGCAGGTACGGTATTCTCTTTTATTATAGCAAGAAACTGGTCCCAGGCAGAAAGAGAGTTAGCCAGGCTGGAGGCCTTATGGAACCAGGCTCAGCCATTAATCGGTGAGAAAAAAGGGGTCGATAAAGCCAGAGAAGGCTTGGATAAACTGTATCAGGCAGTAGATTCCAAAGATCCGGCAGCAGTTTATAAAAGCTTAAATGGCTTTATGGCAAGCATCGGTGAAATCGGCCGATCCTACAAATTATCTCCCTTGTCCGACATTGTGACCATCAGCAATCAACTGCGCAATGTGGATTTTTTTGTAGCCGATCAAGACTGGGGCAAAGCCCGCAGTAAAGTAAAAGAATTAGAAAATACCTGGAAACAATCGAAACCCGCCTTGGAAAGCCTAGGGATTTTCGACGAAATTACTAAAACTCATTCGGCCATACTCCAGTTAAGCGATGCGGTCGATGCGGAAAACAAGGAAGGGGTCATCGAGAAAATCGCCAAACTAAACGAGAGTATAGGAACCATACGAGATTTTTACAAAAGTAAATAA
- a CDS encoding site-2 protease family protein, with protein MFGFDSDMIFRIPALLAALTIHEYAHARMAVSLGDPTPKYLGRLTLNPVAHLDPIGLIMLWLFRFGWAKPVPFNPYNFQDVKKDTMLVAFAGPASNILLAFTVAVLMGGILPLLGIRSFVIDQILIWTYQYNLGFAVFNLLPIPPLDGSKILGSLLPGRQAEWWESIEQYAPMFMIALLAFGFIGPIISPLINSLHRIIMGIVGIIF; from the coding sequence GTGTTTGGTTTCGATTCAGATATGATTTTTCGCATTCCTGCCTTACTGGCGGCGTTAACGATTCACGAATACGCTCATGCCAGGATGGCAGTCAGCCTGGGAGATCCTACGCCTAAGTATTTAGGGCGTTTGACATTAAATCCGGTGGCTCATTTGGACCCTATCGGGTTAATTATGTTGTGGCTCTTCCGGTTTGGTTGGGCCAAACCGGTACCGTTTAATCCCTACAATTTTCAAGATGTAAAGAAAGACACCATGCTGGTAGCTTTCGCCGGACCGGCATCCAACATTTTATTAGCGTTTACGGTGGCTGTTTTGATGGGGGGGATTTTGCCCCTCTTGGGAATAAGGTCCTTTGTTATAGACCAGATTCTCATTTGGACCTATCAGTATAATCTGGGCTTTGCGGTCTTTAATTTACTGCCGATTCCACCGCTGGACGGATCGAAGATCCTGGGAAGTCTATTACCCGGCAGGCAGGCGGAGTGGTGGGAAAGCATCGAGCAATATGCTCCCATGTTTATGATCGCCTTGCTGGCATTTGGCTTCATTGGGCCGATTATCAGTCCGCTGATTAACAGTTTACACCGGATCATTATGGGCATTGTTGGAATCATCTTTTAG
- the trpS gene encoding tryptophan--tRNA ligase, producing the protein MKGRIFSGMQPSGKFHLGNYLGALENWVKLQHEYECFFCIVDWHALTSSYEDTRKIPQNIHDMALDWLSAGLDPERNTIFVQSHVKEHAELHLLLSMMTPLSWLERVPTYKDKLQQLGAQGKEINTYGFLGYPELMTADIILYKADTVPVGEDQLPHLELAREITRRFNNLYGPIFPEPKASLSQAPVLPGLDGRKMSKSYGNEISFSAGPEEIREKVRMMVTDPQRIKKTDLGHPDVCTVFTFHKLFNAEHAVQIEKDCRSAQIGCVECKKRLAERMVDMLADVHTRRLALERNPGRIKEILDYGAERARKVAAATMQEVNKALHLMG; encoded by the coding sequence ATGAAGGGCAGAATCTTTAGCGGCATGCAGCCGTCGGGCAAATTTCATCTGGGTAACTATTTGGGGGCTTTGGAAAATTGGGTCAAGCTCCAGCATGAATACGAATGTTTTTTCTGTATTGTGGACTGGCATGCCCTGACATCCAGTTATGAAGATACCAGAAAGATTCCGCAGAATATCCACGATATGGCACTGGACTGGCTAAGCGCCGGACTGGATCCGGAACGCAATACTATCTTTGTGCAGTCTCATGTGAAAGAACATGCCGAATTGCATCTGCTGTTGTCCATGATGACTCCCTTGTCCTGGCTGGAACGGGTTCCGACCTATAAGGACAAGCTGCAGCAATTAGGCGCTCAGGGCAAAGAAATCAATACATATGGTTTTCTCGGCTATCCTGAGCTGATGACCGCCGATATTATTCTGTATAAGGCTGATACAGTTCCGGTAGGGGAAGATCAGCTGCCTCACCTGGAACTGGCCAGAGAAATCACCCGCCGTTTTAACAATTTATATGGCCCGATTTTTCCCGAGCCTAAGGCCAGTTTGAGCCAAGCTCCGGTTTTGCCGGGTTTGGATGGCCGTAAGATGAGCAAGTCCTACGGCAACGAAATCAGTTTTTCGGCTGGACCGGAAGAAATTCGGGAAAAAGTCCGGATGATGGTGACTGACCCCCAGCGGATTAAGAAGACCGATCTGGGCCATCCGGACGTTTGCACGGTATTTACCTTTCACAAGCTGTTTAATGCCGAACATGCAGTGCAGATCGAAAAAGATTGTCGCAGTGCTCAAATCGGCTGTGTGGAATGCAAGAAAAGGCTGGCCGAGCGTATGGTGGACATGTTGGCGGATGTCCATACCCGCCGCCTGGCATTAGAGCGAAACCCCGGACGTATTAAAGAAATTCTCGATTATGGGGCAGAGCGGGCCCGCAAGGTTGCTGCAGCGACGATGCAGGAAGTGAATAAGGCCCTGCATCTGATGGGGTGA
- a CDS encoding segregation and condensation protein A: MSDYKIRLEVYEGPLALLLHLIEKDQIDIYDIPIVQVTEQYIAYLKALQDFNIEIASEFLVLAATLLQIKSRMLLPKQAKADVEEEELDDPRRELVERLLEYRRYKEAAGQLELKRQEREQFFVRSPQFFSPIVNLPVGLTVEDLLQALAAVWESTIPEFALISREEISVQEKMADIIYLLQKNDGRIEFEATLIRSHSRSELIAGFMALLELVRLKRVAIQQLEAFGPIYLMLRSESD; encoded by the coding sequence ATGTCTGACTATAAAATAAGACTGGAAGTCTATGAAGGCCCTTTGGCCCTTTTACTCCATTTGATTGAAAAAGACCAGATCGATATCTATGATATTCCGATTGTCCAGGTAACAGAGCAATATATTGCCTATCTGAAAGCGTTACAGGACTTTAATATCGAGATCGCCAGCGAATTTTTGGTCCTGGCCGCAACCTTGCTGCAAATCAAATCCCGCATGCTTCTGCCGAAACAAGCGAAGGCTGACGTTGAAGAGGAAGAACTAGACGATCCGCGCCGTGAATTGGTAGAGAGGCTGTTAGAATACCGCCGCTACAAAGAGGCCGCCGGACAATTGGAGCTAAAACGCCAGGAGAGAGAGCAATTTTTTGTCCGTTCTCCCCAGTTCTTTTCTCCCATCGTAAACCTGCCGGTCGGATTGACGGTAGAAGACCTTTTGCAAGCATTAGCAGCGGTATGGGAGAGCACGATCCCGGAATTTGCGCTGATTTCCCGTGAGGAAATCAGCGTTCAGGAAAAAATGGCGGATATTATATATTTACTGCAAAAAAATGACGGGCGCATAGAGTTTGAGGCTACTCTGATCCGCAGCCATTCCCGCAGCGAACTGATAGCCGGGTTTATGGCCCTGCTGGAATTAGTGAGGCTGAAACGAGTCGCCATTCAACAATTGGAAGCCTTTGGGCCCATTTATCTTATGCTTAGGAGCGAATCTGACTAA
- the scpB gene encoding SMC-Scp complex subunit ScpB, translated as MFFRHLKAHLEALLFAAGDPVPVGKIAQMLELEEHEALSLVEELQQDLQSEERGLAIAEIAGGYQLCTKAETAPTVAKLAEIQDNRLSAAALETLSIIAFKQPVTRQEIEAIRGVKVDGVVNTLMDRLLIKELGRKDVIGRPILYGTTDEFLKCFGLNTLADLPPIPEIQPRGEEEQP; from the coding sequence ATGTTTTTTCGTCATCTGAAAGCGCATTTGGAAGCGTTGTTGTTCGCTGCCGGCGATCCTGTCCCAGTGGGGAAGATTGCTCAGATGTTAGAACTGGAAGAGCATGAGGCCCTGAGCCTGGTCGAAGAACTGCAGCAGGACCTGCAGTCTGAGGAACGGGGGCTGGCGATTGCAGAAATAGCCGGAGGATATCAACTGTGTACCAAAGCGGAAACTGCTCCGACGGTTGCCAAACTGGCTGAGATTCAGGATAATCGTCTTTCTGCGGCCGCTCTGGAAACCCTATCTATTATAGCCTTCAAACAACCGGTCACCCGCCAGGAAATCGAAGCCATACGCGGGGTCAAAGTGGACGGAGTGGTCAACACCCTGATGGACCGGCTGTTGATTAAGGAACTGGGGCGAAAAGATGTGATTGGCAGGCCGATCTTGTATGGAACGACCGATGAGTTTTTAAAATGTTTTGGTTTAAATACATTGGCTGACTTGCCGCCGATCCCAGAAATCCAGCCCCGCGGCGAGGAAGAGCAACCTTAG
- a CDS encoding DUF2953 domain-containing protein: MQAGWFLIVLLVTAISVWRGICRVNLYVDLTYRRTEGNDIVVLKIYAMRGLISYTIEIPVVKAEWQDELLWLESEIKGNKGIEAKRSVVEKHIIRRILDVIWNKPRLAKRIAKRISCQVEQYNTFLDRIHSHVHCDQFYCKICLGMDDSATTCLLIGFLRALNGVLLAWLRPLIHFSTAPVVQFVPVFGDPTLAIDLKCIFRIRLGNVINAMQGLRLQES; encoded by the coding sequence GTGCAGGCAGGCTGGTTTTTAATTGTTTTGCTGGTTACAGCCATTAGCGTCTGGCGAGGGATATGCAGGGTCAATTTGTATGTAGACCTCACTTACCGGCGGACAGAGGGAAATGACATCGTCGTGCTAAAAATATACGCTATGCGGGGACTCATTAGCTATACCATAGAAATCCCGGTGGTGAAGGCAGAGTGGCAGGACGAGCTTTTGTGGCTGGAATCGGAGATCAAGGGGAACAAAGGAATCGAGGCTAAGAGAAGCGTTGTGGAAAAACATATTATTCGCCGGATTCTTGATGTGATCTGGAATAAGCCGCGACTGGCCAAACGAATTGCGAAACGGATCTCTTGCCAGGTGGAACAATATAACACTTTTCTTGATCGCATTCATTCTCATGTGCATTGTGACCAATTTTATTGCAAAATTTGTCTGGGTATGGATGATTCCGCCACCACCTGTCTGCTCATCGGTTTTTTGCGGGCGCTTAACGGGGTACTGCTTGCCTGGCTGCGGCCGCTTATCCATTTTTCGACGGCGCCGGTAGTTCAGTTCGTGCCGGTATTTGGCGATCCCACTTTGGCTATCGACTTAAAATGCATATTCAGGATTCGACTGGGCAATGTTATTAATGCGATGCAAGGACTTCGATTGCAGGAAAGTTAG
- the ytfJ gene encoding GerW family sporulation protein, which yields MADHPIENLMKTTMESIKEMVDVNTIVGDAVETPDGTVIIPISRVTFGFAAGGGDCRPQEESADHHELYPFGGGSGAGVSVRPVGFLVCSPVSGIRFMSVENNVIYERMLDLVPQVMNRIEDMFSRHDPVEDLARTAQEVN from the coding sequence GTGGCGGATCATCCGATTGAAAATTTGATGAAGACAACAATGGAAAGTATCAAAGAAATGGTTGATGTCAATACCATTGTCGGCGATGCAGTGGAAACACCCGACGGTACGGTCATTATTCCTATTTCCCGGGTCACATTTGGTTTTGCCGCCGGTGGAGGCGATTGCAGGCCTCAGGAGGAATCAGCCGACCATCATGAATTGTATCCCTTCGGCGGCGGCAGCGGTGCCGGAGTCAGTGTCAGGCCGGTAGGATTTCTGGTATGCTCTCCCGTATCGGGAATCCGATTTATGTCTGTCGAAAATAATGTAATTTACGAAAGAATGCTGGATTTAGTTCCTCAGGTGATGAACCGAATCGAGGACATGTTCAGTCGGCACGACCCGGTGGAGGACCTGGCCCGGACAGCGCAGGAAGTTAACTAG
- a CDS encoding ferritin family protein — translation MMETTDIKTTLRHTLTQKQELVRDYQTFAEQINNPEVSKMFRHFAEAEALHATQIKEHLNQFQ, via the coding sequence ATGATGGAAACAACCGACATCAAAACAACCTTGCGGCATACCCTAACGCAAAAGCAGGAACTGGTAAGAGATTATCAAACATTTGCCGAACAAATCAATAACCCGGAAGTTTCAAAGATGTTCCGGCATTTTGCAGAAGCCGAAGCGCTGCATGCCACCCAAATTAAAGAACATCTCAATCAGTTCCAGTAA
- a CDS encoding D-alanyl-D-alanine carboxypeptidase family protein translates to MHITSRIARNISLLSLTAAVLIHSVSAAAPAIPDVTAKSAILIEAATGKVLYNKDAETRRPPASTTKMMTLIVALEHGNLDDMVTASEKAAYTEGSTLWLREGEQLKMIDMLYGIMLISGNDATVAVAEHIAGSVEKFSKLMTEKAHLIGANNTNFINSSGLPDPNHYSTAHDLAKIAAYGYRNPLFSKIVGTSQVNIPWPEREQDRELYNENKLVWLYEGGNGVKTGYTDAAGRCLVSGAKRNGIQLIAVVLDSERMWDDSIALLDYGFDQVKSQFFWHEGDILKNIRVSNGKQDYVNVAVKADVIAPVIIKGGQTEYETVVDIPMHIAAPVAVGQKVGTVKVMYQDKEIASADLVSAENVEKKSFFATLWSSIRQLFALLLRSIA, encoded by the coding sequence ATGCATATCACATCGCGAATAGCGCGCAATATCTCCCTATTGTCCCTGACCGCTGCTGTTTTAATTCACTCTGTCTCCGCCGCGGCGCCCGCAATTCCGGACGTTACCGCCAAATCGGCGATATTGATAGAAGCTGCTACCGGCAAAGTGCTCTACAATAAAGATGCCGAAACTCGGCGGCCACCGGCCAGTACGACGAAAATGATGACTCTGATTGTGGCGCTTGAACACGGCAATTTAGATGATATGGTTACCGCCAGTGAAAAGGCGGCTTATACCGAAGGCTCTACCTTGTGGCTGCGGGAAGGCGAGCAGTTGAAAATGATTGACATGCTGTATGGTATCATGCTGATTTCAGGCAATGATGCTACAGTTGCCGTAGCGGAACATATCGCCGGATCTGTTGAAAAATTTAGCAAATTGATGACCGAAAAAGCGCATCTTATTGGCGCGAATAATACCAACTTTATCAATTCCAGCGGCCTGCCAGACCCAAATCATTATTCCACTGCTCACGATCTGGCCAAAATAGCTGCCTATGGTTACAGGAATCCATTATTTTCTAAAATAGTGGGCACATCGCAGGTTAATATCCCTTGGCCGGAACGGGAACAAGACCGGGAACTATACAATGAAAATAAGCTGGTCTGGCTGTACGAAGGAGGCAATGGAGTCAAAACGGGTTACACCGATGCCGCCGGACGCTGTCTGGTATCAGGCGCAAAGCGCAACGGCATCCAACTGATCGCTGTGGTGCTGGACAGTGAACGAATGTGGGATGATTCCATCGCCTTGCTAGACTATGGATTTGATCAGGTAAAAAGCCAGTTTTTTTGGCATGAGGGAGATATTTTAAAAAATATCAGAGTAAGCAACGGCAAACAGGATTATGTGAATGTTGCCGTTAAAGCTGATGTAATTGCCCCGGTTATCATTAAAGGCGGTCAGACAGAGTATGAAACTGTCGTGGATATTCCCATGCATATTGCCGCACCAGTAGCAGTGGGGCAAAAAGTCGGGACCGTTAAAGTAATGTACCAAGATAAAGAAATTGCCTCTGCTGATTTAGTGTCGGCGGAGAACGTAGAAAAGAAGTCGTTTTTTGCGACTCTCTGGAGCTCCATCCGGCAACTATTCGCTTTGCTGCTGCGCAGTATTGCCTAG
- a CDS encoding spore maturation protein, which yields MHILSEQFSVWAIPGLIFIILVVGVVRRVPVYEAFVEGAADGFQTAIRIMPYLIAMMVSINIFRFSGAFEACVNVIQPFLRHVGIPTDLVPLAIMRSLSGSGSLGIVSELFHTYGPDSLVGRIASTILASTDTTFYVLTVYFGAVGIRNARYAPLVGLCGDAAGFITSIYLCRLLFE from the coding sequence GTGCATATTCTGAGTGAGCAGTTTTCGGTTTGGGCCATTCCCGGCTTGATCTTCATCATACTAGTGGTTGGCGTTGTCCGCCGCGTTCCGGTATATGAGGCATTTGTCGAGGGCGCAGCTGACGGATTTCAAACCGCCATCCGGATTATGCCTTATCTGATCGCAATGATGGTTTCGATCAATATTTTCCGCTTTTCCGGCGCGTTTGAAGCCTGTGTGAATGTTATACAGCCATTTTTGCGTCACGTAGGAATTCCGACAGATTTGGTTCCCTTGGCGATTATGCGCTCCCTGTCGGGAAGCGGGTCTCTGGGTATTGTCAGTGAACTGTTTCATACTTATGGGCCTGACTCGCTGGTGGGCCGGATTGCCTCTACCATATTGGCCAGTACGGATACGACGTTTTATGTCCTTACGGTGTACTTTGGCGCAGTGGGTATCCGCAATGCCCGCTATGCCCCCCTTGTCGGCCTGTGCGGCGATGCGGCGGGATTTATTACTTCGATTTACTTATGCCGATTATTATTTGAGTAA
- a CDS encoding FAD-dependent oxidoreductase, with amino-acid sequence MVKVVVVGGGWSGCAAAWAAAKAGADVVLLERTDLLLGTGLVGGIFRNNGRYTAAEEIIALGGGAIIHGMDSVARHKNISFPGHEHASLYDVTLIESVIKSILLQQGVTIRTQTRVTDVIRYGRKIYQVMADGGEVITGEVFIDATGTAGPMGNCLTYGNGCAMCVLRCPSYGPRVSLTARAQVKERMGQKADGSFGAMSGSCKLQKDSLAPDVRAELEKSGVVLLPMPERLREKIALGKKACTQYAIPEYQATLVLLDTGHAKMMTSYFDLADLRTIPGLELARFADPYAGGRGNSVRYLGIAPCDNTLKVTGMDNLFCSGEKSGIMVGHSEAILTGLLSGHNAVRHCLDMEYLELPRTLAAGDYIAYVHEKMDQLQSLTVRYTFSGAEYFMRMKELSLYTTDREAIETRVAQAGMTGIFSKCLI; translated from the coding sequence GTGGTTAAAGTGGTAGTCGTTGGCGGGGGCTGGTCAGGATGTGCGGCGGCGTGGGCTGCGGCGAAGGCGGGAGCAGACGTAGTGCTGCTTGAACGTACTGACTTGCTGTTAGGAACCGGGCTGGTTGGCGGGATTTTTCGCAATAACGGGCGTTATACGGCGGCGGAAGAAATTATCGCCTTAGGCGGCGGCGCTATTATTCATGGTATGGACAGTGTGGCCAGACATAAAAACATTTCCTTTCCCGGCCACGAACATGCGTCTTTATATGATGTGACCTTAATTGAATCGGTTATAAAATCTATTTTATTACAGCAAGGCGTAACCATCAGGACGCAAACTCGTGTAACAGATGTTATACGGTATGGCCGAAAGATTTACCAGGTCATGGCGGACGGCGGCGAAGTCATAACCGGCGAGGTATTTATCGATGCAACCGGTACAGCCGGTCCCATGGGCAATTGCCTAACCTATGGCAATGGCTGTGCCATGTGCGTTTTGCGCTGTCCCTCCTATGGCCCCAGGGTCAGTCTGACAGCCAGAGCTCAGGTGAAAGAGCGAATGGGGCAAAAGGCAGACGGTTCTTTTGGCGCCATGAGCGGTTCCTGTAAATTGCAGAAAGACTCATTGGCACCAGATGTACGCGCCGAACTTGAGAAATCAGGGGTTGTTTTGTTACCCATGCCGGAACGCTTACGGGAAAAGATCGCTTTAGGGAAAAAGGCCTGTACCCAGTACGCTATCCCTGAGTATCAGGCGACTCTGGTTCTCCTGGATACCGGGCATGCCAAGATGATGACATCTTACTTTGACCTGGCTGATCTGAGAACCATACCCGGCCTGGAATTAGCGCGTTTTGCCGATCCTTATGCCGGCGGCAGAGGAAATTCTGTGCGCTATTTGGGTATTGCTCCTTGTGATAATACCCTAAAGGTAACGGGTATGGATAACCTGTTTTGCTCCGGCGAGAAATCAGGCATTATGGTCGGGCACTCAGAGGCAATTCTGACCGGTTTGCTTAGCGGGCACAATGCAGTCAGACACTGTCTGGATATGGAGTATCTGGAATTGCCGCGGACGTTAGCCGCGGGAGATTATATCGCTTATGTTCATGAAAAAATGGATCAGCTGCAGTCTCTGACAGTACGATACACTTTTTCCGGCGCTGAATACTTTATGCGCATGAAAGAGCTGTCCCTGTATACGACCGACCGGGAGGCGATAGAAACGCGGGTGGCTCAAGCAGGTATGACCGGCATATTCAGTAAATGCCTGATATAG